TTCTTATGTATTGCCAAGATAGAGGGAGCATGCAGACATGTGTTTTTTGACACTGCCAACGCTTCCAAATCACATTTCTTTAAAATACCATCACTCCCCTTTTAAACCATTTGCGAGTGTAGTGACATGACTCCACCATAGTTCATGTCTTTGACGCGACATGATTAATATGTTTCATAGACACGTATTAATGGTTAAATTCAAATACATGTATAGGCAagatcaacaaaaaaaatattataaaaaaaatacaaaattaatacaaataaaaaacttaattaaagaaatgaaaataaaatttttcgAATGAACTAAGGAAAATGGGATATTACAAGCAAACATAAGGGTATGAATTTAGTAACCTATTGAACCCAAGTTCAAGTCCCATTgcacataataaaaaaaacaaaaaaaaaaaagagagttaAAAGGGtgtaacaaaacaaaacaaaacaaattttctcaacaaaactaattttctcaacaaaactaaaattaactctaatttaaaagaaaataggcGGATGACTAAGGAGGAAACGGTCTCCCCTTATCATTCAAACCAAAATTGAAcggttaataattcaaaacaccaAACGTCACTCTACGTTCATCTCTTCTTCTACCTAAGtcgatttttcaaaccaaaaaaaaaagaagaaaaaacaatGAACAACCAAAATAACGATTCACTCTCTCACTCGGTTCAGATCTCACTCAGTTTATTCTCATCATGTTCATTTCAGAATCAATTCAATTCAGtcagaaaagaaaaatgaagaacaaCAATGTATTGCATCGTCTTGTTTCATTCTCATCATCTTCATTTCATAATAAATTCAGTTCATTCAGAAAAGAAATATGAAGATCAACAAGGCATTGCATCGATCTCGGTTCATTCTCATCATGTTCGTTTCAAAATTAATTCAGTTCATtcagaaaagaaaaatgaagaacaaCAATGTATCGCATAGATCTTGTTTCATTCTCATCATGTTCATTTCCGAATCAATTCAATTCAttcagaaaagaaaaataaagaaaatcaatGTATCGCGTCAATCTTGTTTCATTATCATCATGTACGTTTTTGGAATCAACTCAGTTCATtcagaaaagaaaaatgaataaCATCAACGTATTGTGTCGATCTTGTTTCATTCTTATCATGTTCATTTCAAAATTAACTCAGTTCATTCAgaacagaaaaataaagaacaacaaTGCATTGCGTATATCTTATTCCATTCTCATCATATTTGTTTCAGAATTAATTCAATACATTCAGTTAAGAAAACAACGAAGAGCAATGTATTGCATTGATCTTGTTTCATTTCCAACATGTTCATTTTAGAATTCAgttcattcaaaaaataaaaacatagaaCAACAATGTATTGCATTGATATTCTTTCATTCTCATCATGTTCATTTTTGAATCAATTCAATTCATtctgaaaagaaaaatgaagagcAACAATGTATTGCATCGATCTTGTTTTATTCTCATCATGTTCATTTTATAATCAATTCATAtcattctaaaaataaaaatgaacaacAACAATGTATCACATCGATCTTGTTTCATTCTCATTATGtttgttttaaaatcaattcaattcattcagaaaaaaaaatgaagaacaaTAATGTATTACATCGATCTTGTTTAATTCTCATCATGATTGTTTCATAACCAATTTACTTCATTTATAAAAGAAACGTGAAGAATAACAATATAATGCatcaatcttatttctttcccaTCATTTCGTGTCAAATTCAATTGAGTtcattcaaaaaagaaaaatgaagaacaaGAATGTATTGCATCTATCTCGTTTCATTCTCATCATGTTTATTTTAGATTCAATTCAGTTCATTTAGAAAAGAGAAATGAAGAACAGCAATATATTGTATCTATCTTCTTTCATTGtcatatttttcatttcaaaatcaattaatttcattcagaaaagaaaaatgaataaCACCAATGTATTACATCGATATTGTTTCATTCTCACCATGTTCGTTCTAGAatcaattcatatcatttataatataaaaatgaaGAACAGTAATGTATTGCATCAATCttgtttcatattcagaatcAATTCATATCATTCAGAAAAGAAAAATGCAGAACATCAATGAATTCCATCAATTTTGTTTCATTCTCATCATGTTCATTTCAGAATTGATTCACCTCATTCagaaaataaaaaggaagaaCAACAATGTATTACATCAATCTTGTTTCATTCTCATCATGTTCATTTTAGAATCAATTATGTTCAttcacaaaagaaaaacaaagaacATCATTGTATTGCATCAATCTTGTTTCATTCTCTTCATGTTCGTTTCAGAATCAATTTAGTTCAttcttaaaagaaaaatgaagaactGTAATGTATTGCATCGATCTTGTTTCATTCTCATAATATTCGTTTTAGAATCCATTTAGTTCATTCAGAAGAACAATAATGTATTGTATCCATACATCGACTTCTAGCTTACGCTTTTTGCTTTGGGACTCCAACCATTTAGTTTGTTTTGCAATATCAATTTCCTTACATTCTAGATCAATAACCATTGCTTTTTAGTTGTGAAATCCTTCATCAGCACGATAATATTTGCATGGTGTAATGTTTGGTGTTTTTCCATCTAGGCCCAAGTGTGCTTTAATTTTGGAAGCACTGCCCTCAAAAGTAAGCTCACAATAATTGCATTTCCATAAACGACCATTTGCTACTCTTGTAACGTGAATCCAACAGTTCATATGTTTCTTCATTCCTTTTTATAAACACATTAAAAATCTctataaacatattatatatatcttatttatatattaaaaacaggTGCGTTACCGCGAAAAGGCGGCAACAAAATGGTATAGAATTTGTTATCTATATCGATCCGTTTTAATGATAAAGAAAAAATTCAATCAATATCTTAACACCTGTAACACCCTAATATAGATGATAAACTAAATTTCATTAGAAAATAGAAAAGAATATTATACCTAAAGGTCTTTCCAAAACAGAAGAAGAAAACTCTTCTCTTGAGTGATGATATATATGAGAAACATATAAAAGAGATCAAGTGAGAGAGAGACTTTAAAATTACGACAGAATCAACACATGAAATGTACAAGTGTTTGATACCATGCCATGATTTCCATCAAAGACGGAAGTAACACTAgtgcaaaaatgttaatttacacccgttttttattaaatttacacccattatttttaataaaaatcgggtgtatatccacagggtgagaaatgtctaacgcatttacacccgttttatacccgtttaaaacgggtgtaaatacgttcgtaattactccttattttaaaaatatcgggtgtaaatacgttctacgttacaccctattttaacaaaaatcgggtgtaattggacgtaattacgtttttaattacaccttgTTTTAACAAAAAACGGGTGTAATTGGgagtaattacgtttttaattacaccctattttaataaaaatcgggtgtaattgagcgtaattacgttttaattacaccctattttaataaaaattgggtgtaattgagcataattacgttttaattacaccctattttaataaaaatcgggtgtaattaagcgtaattacgttttaattacaccctgttttaataacaTGTTTTAAATTACGGTAATATTATTAAACTAGTACTAATGCAATTAATTGAGAAACTACAAACCTCGAGAGCATTGGAGAGATGATCGAGTTGTGGACGATAATTGATGAGGTTTTGATTGGCGATAACAAACTCAATGACACCTAGACATGTTCCACTTCCTCTTTCGAACACAGGAAATGCTAGAAGAGAACCATACTGTTGCTGCTGTTGCTGATGTCGCGGATACTCGTGGCTTCTAAAGAATCGAACATGAACATTCATGTTTGGATTCACAGAAATCGGAACAGATGAACTGGAATCCTGCTGCAGATATTGAATTGCTGATCTCCTCCTTAGAACAGGCACCCACATGTGAATAAGAACGTTGTTGGAAGAGTTCTTTGTGTACTCTTTTAAGTAACCAACAGCAACTACTAATCTCTCTTTCACCAAAGTCGATGGACCTTGACTCGCCCTCGGCCCGATCCACCATCTCCCAACAACAAAACCACTTTCCTGATCAACTTGATGATGATTAACATGGTCACCTTCTCCCATTCCAATGGGAATATTATTGGCCATGTAGTGTTGCTGCGTCGATGCAGTTTGCTGCATAGCCATCATATTATTCTCACTAGCTTCAATCCAGCAACCTTCTCCTAAGAGCTCCTCAATTATATCTCCTTGATCTCCTCCAACCATAGTCCCAAATACACCGCCGTCGTCCACTATCCCACCACCGTATTCCATCCTAGCTAGCTTCTTTCTCAGATCCTGTAATAGTTAGATTTAAAACTTGGAAGACAATAAGAGAAAACACCTGAGTAAATTGATCCAGATTGAGACAGTAAAGATAACGGGCCACGGCCGAAGCCCAAAAGCCCTTGGGCCGGAATCGAAGCACCAGAGATAGCATTAATGCTTCCAAAAGAGTAGTTACTAATAACATCCTTAGCTAATCTAAGCGAATCTTGAACGAGTGTGGCAGAGAAAGAAGAACCTGCTTAATATATTTGGTTATGCTTACAATATCATTATCAGCTAAGTTGTCATCAAGGGCCATATTGGTATAAGattataactaaaaataattctgataattctccaattttcgcaatctaaaaaaattaacataataaattcTATACTATTTGGTAAATTAGGTCAATTTCATTGTATGAAATTaccaaaaaggagaagaaagTGTTTATAGTTATTAATTATGCACTAGTTTAGGCATTTGTAATGCACCCATGTATGAGATAACCCTCAATAAAAGGTCTTCATAAATAAAAGCATTAATTTCCTCAACAAAGAGTGACAATAATGCATGCCGTATACTATTATACGATGACCCAGAGAAATGGTGACAGAGAGCCATATTTCCATACTAGAACAAGATTTTCCATAAAATAACAGTATTCATATGCATAACCTAGTAATGCAAATGCAAGCTATCATTTCACTAATGTACCAATCCTTAACTATAAAACTCGGCTCACCAAACAACAATTAGCATTTCCCATATTCATAAAGTGCAATAACACAATTCTAGACTCAAGTGCATTTCACCAATAAATCGAGATTGTAAAAGTGGAAGAATAAGCACAAGTAGAGCCTTAATTGACCATCTAGATACTAAAAATCCCAAGACTAAACACTTACATATATATCATTAAGCATGTATCTTCTCCGAATATTGTACAACACTCCTGGTTCATTCAAATAAGCCAGCCTCGTCATATCTTCGACTCCGCCGTGCTCATCTTCATCGGCATCCCTAGGAAACAATTTCTCCggagcaacaacaacaacctgcTATAATTCAATCGAATCAGTAAAAATCAGTCGTAGACGCAATCATCGTAGATAAGGCAAAATCAGAATAATAATCACCTTGTTGCCGGAATCCGTTTCAACGCGAACTTGCTTTTCGGAAGATTCGAGTACTTCAGCAGGTAACCAAGCAAAGTCCCTGTCAGGAACCCAAACCTTGGAGCCCTTGCGTAAACTcatgatgaattgatgaaaatggagAAGAGAGCGAGAAGAAAAATGGTTGAAAAGTGAAACCCTAGGTTAGGTTTATGTGAGGTGGAAGAGAGGTTAGAGAGAGAAAGGGAGGAAGAAAACagaatagagagagaaagagaacaaGAAATGGAGTGAGAGCTTTTAAAAGCCTACCTTGTTCTTCTTCTCCAAACCACCAATGATCCTATCAATAGCTGCCTCGAAATGATCCATTGTGACTTGTGCTTCATCGGTTCTTGCAGCAATCAGGGCAGCTTCATTGCAAACATTAGAAATATCTGCTCCAGCAAAACCTGGAGTAAGGGCTGCAAGCCTTTGAGAATAATATGAGGGCTCATGGAAAGAGATAAAGAGGCAGTGAATAGAAAGAGACCTCCAATGACCCAATTACTGGTTTCTTCTAAAAGAGTCTGGAAATGTTGCGGTGTCGAGGGTTGAGTTCGAAAGCTGCAAATGGGAGCACCTTTGTAAAGGGTCACTAGCAATGCTCCTGAGATAGACATTTTGATGCATGTTATTTTATGGTTTACACAATACAACAATGGCAAAAGGGACAATGAAAAAAGAAGATGAGagcattttcaaaaacaatactaCACAGTAGAAGACAACTAGATCAATTTTCATATTAAGCACCGTTTAAGTTTTGGTAAAATGATGAAAAACATCTATCACTTTTTTACCAGAATCTTCCTGCTAACCTGCATATTCAAACACCAAAAACCAGCCTATTTTGCATGAGTTAAAAGGCATGGAACCAAAACATATCACAAACCATACACAATAATAACCAACAGGTTCATATATCGCGCCTGCGTCGCCACTCTAGGAATGAAGAACCTCAAAGCGATTCAAATCCGGCCCTGGAACCTCTTAGAGGCATCAATTTCCTACAGTTCAAGAGGGtaaatattttaactaaataTTTTCACTCTAGCATATAACCCACCTTCTGTAGCCGCAGGAATACAgctaaaaataatcaaaactaaGTATCTTCTCTAGTCTCTACCTTTCTTAAGCTATAAACATGAGATCAACTATAAGTCTATAACCAAGTCTAAGTGCTCAGAACTCAGAAGAACATGTTACAAATTACTTTTAAGCTAATAACCTAAATCATTATCAGAGCAAAAAGACTAAAGGCAGAAAACTTACATTGTGAGTCTTCACAAGCAAAGAACTAGTATTAAAGGGGTGTCTTTGAAAAGGGTGTCTCACTATTGTTTCGAAAAGCTCCTTGCTTTGTATCATCTTGTTTTGGAGAAGTGTTCCATTGCCGTTGCTGTCTGGGGCAAGAGTTAACTGATCGTAGTCACTTAGGGAAACGCAAAAGACGACAGCTCTAACATCTTCAAAcatttcaacccacttgcaacttTCACTCATGCCCTTGGCATTCACCCTTATGAGTTGGTACCTGagacatcaaagaaatgttgttaATCATTgtgtttaatataaaaaatggtgTGATTCTGAATATCAACCACTCTTTATGGTCTTAGATCCTCGGTGTCTTGAGGTCATTTAACCCCAACTAATCTGAATTGAGTCGGGTGAATCCATTTAAGGAGATAACTCTCTCAATGCCTATTTTTATGTGCACAAAACTCAAAAACGCGACATTCCTTAATGGAAATCAAACTCTTTTCCACTTGGACTTACAATAGACAGTCTCAATGACTATTTTGAGTGGTGGAAAAACAAACTAACCGACCTCAAGCAACCTGAAATCACAAACCATTTAAGCCACCTGAAATCACTTATTTGCACAAACATGTAAATACATACATTTTTTCTTATTCATGTGTATCACGGAATTTATACACTTAAATGCAAATAAGTCCAAATCAGACGAATATTCCATTCACCATTTGAATCATCCAACATAAATACAAGTATAAATCAAACAAACAGCAGCAACGAAAAATGCCTTTAAGATGTAAGCAAGAAACTTCTTTTATATAGACACATAAAACAACTACTTcaatgaagaagaaaaaacacTAAATAAAGGGAACAGGGGTATAATTTGTGAACTGGTAGGCAAATACAGTGTCAGACTATCATATCAGCCCCAAATGTCTCAAATCCTAAACCTTTATCATATTTGATCCACCTTTTGATTAATAACCATACATGTAGTTCATATTTTTACCAAAGGAAAATGAAGAGAGAAAAAATGTTTGGGTTCTACTGAACTGGAAAAAGATTTGCTCTATCAATAAAATGAAATGTGATACCTATGTCAATTTTAGACATTTCTTCACCTTATCAACTCAAGTACCAACTACAATATGAAAATTCTGACCCTGAATATTAAGCTACACTTTCTTAAAGTTATACTTCAGAGTTACAAACAAAAGGAGACTGAGAATTCCGTAACTAATATCACAACAAACCTAAACTAAAATCACATCTCAAGAGTTACCGCCGTTCGGTCCCTTTCAACTCTAGCTAGTAATGGTCCTTAATCTTTGAATTGTCTCATGATTAATTTGACTCATTAATTTGGTGCATTACAAAATATTTATTAGTTGTTTCagtaattttataattagtattCATGACTCAAGATTTCTTAGTTTTTTTAATGTGTATAActaaacttaaagagaaatgtCGCACCAATCCAGCTGCATACCGCATGCAAATCCGTTTCGAAACAGAGAAGATAAGAAAAGGTGCTCTATATCTTCATAGCGCGAAGTTGTATTATGATTACCTACAATAGCGCGAAGTTTTGCCAACTCCACCCTCGTAGGCAGCCTGTTTAGAATCAAACGCCAACCTAAGATAAGCGCTTTACTAGGCGCCATTGTTTTCCAGAGGGCACCCAAAAAACACAGATCAGCAGCCTCCATAACCTATCCACCCTAAACAGCGACCTGCAGGATGCTAAATGAAGCGATCCTCCTGCCGCGAATCCAACTTAACAGCCTGCAGCTGGAACAACGACTTAGAAACCTTCTCCGCAAATAAAGTTGCATTAATCCCAACATCCCACACTCACCATATTAGAAATTACTTGACAACCAAGATCCCCAAGACCTAAAATCCACTCTCTGTCAGTTATAACAATGACTTTAACGTTCTTCTCAGGACAATTTCTAAGTAGTTCCAGAACCTTTCCTCTTTAAACCCAACCAAACAGAAAATGGAACGATTACTTTGTGACGAAGAATAGACACAGCATATAAAAATTCAACTATAAGCTGGTACAAGTATAATGTCCCCTACAAATTTTTCTAAATCTTGATTACGTTTCTAACATTGTTATATAGAATGAATGCAATATCTAAAACAAGAAAAAGCACAAGAAAATCGAACCTATAAGCCAATACATCAGTGACGTTGGAACCAATACAAATTGCACCTGCTTGTAACAAAGTGATAATCGATGGAGCAGTTGATGTAGCCACTTGATGTGTCTTTACCCATTCAGGACTCCCATAACCAACAATGAAACCTTTCACATCAAACCTATAATTAATGGATTCAAATCCGATTAATTTGATTAATCTTGTTTTAACGATAGagattaaaatcaaatgttaCGAAACTTACATGTCTTTGATGGAAAAAGTGAGTGAATTCAAAGGAAGAGAAGGTGATGAATCCAAATGTAAATTGAATTTCTCAACGAATGCACCATAATCTGAATCCATGATTGATGAAAACTTGCAAAGATTGATCCTGTTATTAATTTTTATGAATATATGAATATGAGTATCAAGCCAATTTATATATCAATTTCAAACCCTATTATTGGCTAAACATAAAGAGGATTAATTATTGAgataatttctatttttcatttaacAGCAACAACTACTGGTTATTTACTACACCTTCAGGATAATAAGCCAAA
The Vicia villosa cultivar HV-30 ecotype Madison, WI linkage group LG6, Vvil1.0, whole genome shotgun sequence genome window above contains:
- the LOC131613331 gene encoding myosin-15-like; amino-acid sequence: MSLRKGSKVWVPDRDFAWLPAEVLESSEKQVRVETDSGNKVVVVAPEKLFPRDADEDEHGGVEDMTRLAYLNEPGVLYNIRRRYMLNDIYYGNMALCHHFSGSSYNSIRHALLSLFVEEINAFIYEDLLLRVISYMGALQMPKLVHN